Genomic DNA from Paenibacillus sp. KS-LC4:
CAGAGGAATATCATCAAAACTATCACCGCAAAAATCCTGAGTTTTATAAGGAATCGCACATTTATTCCGGCCGCGAGGCGATTATTGAGAAGTAAGGATATAAAGTTCATCATTATAATAAAGGCAGCCCCTGAATGCGGGCTGCCTTTGCTTTTGAATGGAAACTCCCGTTGTCACACCAATCGTTCCATCCAAATCAAGTACAACTGGAAGCATTAAGCTCCAATTTGCACGCTGTATGTTCAATATATTTAATCTCACTTTTGCTAAACTTTAATAAATTATAATTCCCACATTATAAATTTTAATTAAATAGACTTTCGACAGGCACTTTTGCAAGCGATTACATTGTTAAAAAGTAAATATTGATTGATTTTAAAAATAAAATGAAAATACTGGTCATAATTTCGCGGGCTGCAACCGATATTAATAATACATAAACTTTTTCAAAAGGAGAATAGTAATGCTCTTAAAGAATTCACGATTTATTCGCAATTTGCTTATTCTTGGCTCAATTCGACAGACCGCAGGTAGAATTGTATTGTCCACACTGCTGATTATCGTCGTTTGTGTCTCCGTCCTCTCGTACACGTTCTATGTTCCAACCTCCAGAGAAGTCCAAATCCAAGCAGAAAAACAAATGGAGCTCTATTCCAGTCTTCTAGCTAAAGAGATTGATGCCAATTTAGTAGAAAAGCAGGCTATTATGCAGGTCATCGCCGAGCAAGGCTCCAAGTTGGAAGCGGATCGGCAGCAGCAGCTTGATTTTCTCGTCCAAGCCCATGATCAGCATCCCGAGTTTGAGTCGATTTTTTTCTCGCTTGACTTAATAGGCGCCAACGCCGTTAACATTACAAATACGGACGTCGATCTAGCTGATCGTCCTTACATCAAGCTTGCTCAAGAAGGCAAACCATTCATTTCTGAGCCGGTTATTTCCAAAACGAGGGGCACAATGGTTGTTATTGTCGGCGCTCCACTCATCAAGGATGGCAAAGCCTATGGCTTTTACGGAGCCTCCTATTCGATTAGCCAAGCGGTAGAAAGCGTCAGCAAGGCTCAATTCGGCGAAACCGGAAAAGCTTATATGACGTTAGCGGACGGAACATTCCTTTCGTACACGGATGAATCGTTTGTGTTAAATAAAAAACTGTCCGATCTGGGCATCGCCCCACTTGATCAAGCTCTCACCAATGCGACCCAAGGCAATACCGCCCCGATTCATTATACGGAAAATGGCGTTGAAAAAATTGGATTTATGAGCGTGACTAGCCTTGGATGGGTTATTACGATGTATGCGGAAGAAAATGAAATTTTAAAGCCTGTCGATACTTTGCTGAGTCTGATTCTCTTGGTTGGTTCAGGCATTATCATCCTTGCCCTGATTACAACAATTCTGATTGCTCTGCGGATTGTGTATCCCATTCGCCAATTAACACATGGCATTGATGTTTTGGCACAAGGCGATTTAACGTATCGCATTCCGGTCAAAGGCAAAACCGATATTAGCAAGGCGCTGCATTCCTTTAATGCCGCTGGCGATCAAATGCAGCTGTTGATGAAGGAGGTTAACGGCTTGTCCGAGCAGCTGACGGATTCTGCGAAGCAGCTTGCAGAGGGAGCGGATCAAGGCGCGCGTGCCGCACAAAGCATTTCCGAAGCGATTCTCGTCGTAGCCGAAAGCTCGGAGCGTCAAACGTCCAGCTTACAGGATGGAAGCCAAGCAGCCGACAGCATCGCTGTGCAAATTGATGGTATTGCTTCTTACAGTACAAATGCGTCTGACATCGCTTCCCAGGCCTCTAACCTCTCCGATGATGGAGCGGCTTCCATGGATCAGCTTAATGGAAAAATGGCGGAGATGGAGCACGGCATCGGCGAGCTTGCCCAAACGATTCATGCACTGAGCGGATTGTCCGGTAAAATCGGCGATGTCGTGGTCAGCATCAGCCAAATCGCCCGCCAAACGAATATTTTATCGTTGAATGCAGCGATTGAGGCTTCACGTTCTGGAGAAGCGGGACGCGGCTTTGCCGTCGTAGCGGATGAAATTCGCAAGCTTGCAGGCCAATCAATGGAGTCAGCGGAGCAAATTTCCGGATTCATCGGAAGTATCCGCCTCGAAATCGAGCGGACGCTGCAAGCCTCTGAACAGACTGTTTCCCAAGCGGCTGAGGGTAGACATACAAGTGAAGAAGCTCGTGAGCTGTTCGCTCGCATTCGCTCTTCTATTCAAGAGGTAGCAGCGAGCATTCAAGGCGTATCAGCAGCATCCAGCGAAATGGTGTCCGGTACGAACACATTGGTAGAATCCATTCACCTCATCTCCGACTCGGCTAGTGAAACGGCGGCCGAATCACAAAATGTTTCCGCTGCGGCAGAGGAGCAAATGGCCTCGATGGAGGAGGTTGCCTCATCCTCCGCAGAGCTTGCTAATATGGCAGAGAAGCTGCGTATTCAAATTAATAAATTCAGGCTATAGCCTTGAATTGAACAGACCGTCCCGGTGCATCGTCAAAAAAAGCAAAAGCCTCCTGCTTTTGCTGCTGACGATACATCGGGATTTTTTTGCTGATGCCACTAATCATCAGAAAATCGACCCATTCAATAATTGAATAAGACGTTCCTGACTCGTTCATCTATTCATAATGTCGTTAAATAATTGCTCCTTTTCCTGTTCCTTGTCTTGGTAAATTCCTAGATAGTCGAATATTTCAAAAGAAAAATCAACAAAAGCACGTCCTTTTGCAGTTATCACATGCCCGTCTCTCACTACCCGCTCATCTATGCAACGGTCACGCAGAAAAGGATCTGCTATCCCTAATTTTTCGATTCTTTCTATCGTGTTCATAAAATAGCTGATTTTGAGCTGGCTGCGCATGAAAGCAATCTCTGCTCTCCCCTTCTACAACGCTCTGCGTTTTTTTGATCCATCTATTAAACGTTGTCGCTTGATCAAAAAATAAGGCTGCGCCAGTCAAAAGCCTATGACTTTTGATTGGCGCAGCCCTTACCGCTGTAAAACCAGCTCAGCACAGCTATTTATTTAAATTCCAACAAACGCTATTAAGTGATTAAGTCCTGCCGAAGCGGCGTGAAGGTATCAAGCAGCTTGCTTGCTTTCAAAGCGCGGCAGCCATGCTCGGCATTGCTAGGAATGAAGATCGTCTCGCCCGCCGAAATGACGGCCTTTTCCCCATTAATCGAAAACTCCAGCTGCCCTTCCAGGCAGTAGGAAAACTGCTCATGCACATGGCTGTGCAAATAGCCTTCCGCTCCTTCCTCAAAATGCACCTCCATCATCATAATCGTATCGCCTGGTGTGAAAATCTTCCGTTTTACGCCTGGCTCGGCATTTTCCCAATTGTTCAATCTGCTCATCATTCGTCATTCCTCTCAACTATTATCGGAGTGGTATACACTTATTGCGGCTAAACATATTGCGTTTTGTTGCTGCTGCGGACGAAGCTCAGCTCATAATCATCCGCTGCGGTCAGCTTGAGCGCCTCAGAATTGAAGGCAGGCGCAAGGCTGCGGCATGCCGCTTTAAACTGCTCCCAGTTCCCGAATTCCTCCGCCGAGCCCAGCTTGCAGAAATACGCATTCCGGCGGCTGTATGCCCGGTATTCACAATGGAACAAGCGGTCATGGTGGGGAACCATGCGCTCGCTGCACCAGATGGCGGCATAGCCGCTGCCTTTTTTCCCAAACAGCCACTGTCCGTCTTGGACAAACGCATCAAACTTCGCCTCCGGGAAAAAGAGATGCGTAAACGCAACCGGATGGTCCTCCCCGATTTCATAAATCGCGCCCAATGTGCTGCCCTGCTGCTTGACCGCTGGCATAATGCCATTCCCATACCAATAGCCTGGACGCATGCCGCCATCGTCAGCCAGCTCTCCTGGATGATTCGTATACAGCACCGTATCGTTGTCCAGCGCCGCATACCACATATGCTGCTGATACCCGTACACGCCCGGCTCGAAACGCGAGGTGCCGTGAAAACGCTCATTAAACGATTTAACATAATCGCCCGATTCGGTATCAACGGACTCGTCAAAGCTAATATTTTGCCAGAAGGACGGGTTCGCATCATACCTCGGCGATTGAACCGAGGTCAGCATATAATCGGGCTGCTTACTTAGCTTCACCCATGCGTTGCCGGTCTGATACTCCAGCTCCAAGGACTCATTCATCAGGCTGGTGAAATGCTGCGGCATCACGTATTTGCTGTTCATTAGAAACACGATCCATTCACTGTTGCCCATTGGTGTATCAGGATTAAGCAGATGAATTAAAGATTGGGCCGACTGAGTAAACGGCAAAATGACGGAACGGTAAATACGAGCCTGCGGCGCGACGATTGAGCCGTGGAACGTATGATATGCGAAGGATTTCAGCATCTCATCCACCAATCGGCTTGCGCGGGCAGACTCCTCTTCCTCCATGTAATCGACGACATTTAGCAGTGCGCCAAGCGTCACGCACATATAGTCGGCGCTTAGGAACTCCTCAAAGCCATATTCCTCGACATCTGTCAGCCACTCGCGGATTTTGCCAAGCGCCACTTCGCTTGCCTGGACGCCTGTGCGGCCCGATCTTGCGAATAGCTGCTCCGGGTACTCGCGGCCCGCCATATAAGCGCAAATATAGAACATCAGCGCATGGTTTTCGCTCCAGAAGCACATGCCATCTGAGCCGTTCTCCGTCATCCAGAAGC
This window encodes:
- a CDS encoding methyl-accepting chemotaxis protein, whose amino-acid sequence is MLLKNSRFIRNLLILGSIRQTAGRIVLSTLLIIVVCVSVLSYTFYVPTSREVQIQAEKQMELYSSLLAKEIDANLVEKQAIMQVIAEQGSKLEADRQQQLDFLVQAHDQHPEFESIFFSLDLIGANAVNITNTDVDLADRPYIKLAQEGKPFISEPVISKTRGTMVVIVGAPLIKDGKAYGFYGASYSISQAVESVSKAQFGETGKAYMTLADGTFLSYTDESFVLNKKLSDLGIAPLDQALTNATQGNTAPIHYTENGVEKIGFMSVTSLGWVITMYAEENEILKPVDTLLSLILLVGSGIIILALITTILIALRIVYPIRQLTHGIDVLAQGDLTYRIPVKGKTDISKALHSFNAAGDQMQLLMKEVNGLSEQLTDSAKQLAEGADQGARAAQSISEAILVVAESSERQTSSLQDGSQAADSIAVQIDGIASYSTNASDIASQASNLSDDGAASMDQLNGKMAEMEHGIGELAQTIHALSGLSGKIGDVVVSISQIARQTNILSLNAAIEASRSGEAGRGFAVVADEIRKLAGQSMESAEQISGFIGSIRLEIERTLQASEQTVSQAAEGRHTSEEARELFARIRSSIQEVAASIQGVSAASSEMVSGTNTLVESIHLISDSASETAAESQNVSAAAEEQMASMEEVASSSAELANMAEKLRIQINKFRL
- a CDS encoding cupin domain-containing protein — encoded protein: MSRLNNWENAEPGVKRKIFTPGDTIMMMEVHFEEGAEGYLHSHVHEQFSYCLEGQLEFSINGEKAVISAGETIFIPSNAEHGCRALKASKLLDTFTPLRQDLIT